From a single Anaerolineaceae bacterium oral taxon 439 genomic region:
- a CDS encoding peptidase — translation MSANLLSIVKQVKDWEDEIVRDLQELVRIESVTYNEDEAVKFLSAKMRNFDFDEVRVDAVGNVLGRIGSGKTVVLYDAHIDTVDLGNPGDWRFPPLSATIENQVLYGRGAVDDKSCLIGITYAGRILKKLALDKDFTLWISGSISEEDVEGSCVSAMMKENPDIKPDYILVAEASNGRIMRGHKGRALIRITVPGKCAHASAAWRGDNALVKALPIIKRIDEHDDFVDDDFLGKGTIEVTNVECKAPSLNTIPGEAVITCDRRISCGETEQELIDEVSSLCAGIEGIKVEIDNEVVKTYTGYKIDCTDYFPSWVMEEDAPIVQAGVQTYRALFEKEPVVTKWDFCTNGTHLCGRMGIPAIGFGAGDEPLCHTTDDQVPLPELFKAIQFYSAFPLFLAAQCKKL, via the coding sequence ATGTCTGCAAACTTACTTTCGATCGTTAAACAGGTAAAAGACTGGGAAGACGAGATTGTTCGCGATCTTCAAGAGTTGGTTCGAATTGAAAGCGTTACCTATAACGAGGACGAAGCGGTCAAGTTTCTATCTGCGAAAATGCGCAACTTTGATTTTGACGAGGTAAGAGTGGACGCCGTCGGAAATGTTCTCGGGAGAATCGGGTCTGGTAAAACGGTTGTATTGTATGACGCGCATATTGACACCGTTGACTTGGGCAATCCGGGAGACTGGCGGTTCCCACCGCTTTCAGCGACGATTGAGAATCAGGTTTTATATGGGAGGGGCGCCGTAGACGATAAGAGTTGCCTGATTGGAATTACGTACGCGGGGCGAATCCTAAAAAAGTTAGCACTGGATAAAGACTTTACTCTCTGGATATCCGGCTCTATTTCAGAAGAGGACGTGGAAGGTTCCTGCGTATCAGCGATGATGAAAGAGAATCCGGATATTAAACCGGACTATATCCTGGTCGCGGAAGCAAGCAACGGAAGGATTATGCGCGGGCATAAAGGCAGGGCCTTGATCCGCATCACTGTTCCGGGTAAATGCGCCCATGCGTCGGCGGCCTGGCGCGGTGACAACGCGCTGGTGAAAGCACTTCCGATTATCAAAAGAATTGATGAGCATGATGATTTTGTTGATGACGATTTTTTAGGAAAAGGTACTATAGAAGTTACGAATGTTGAATGCAAAGCTCCTTCTCTCAATACGATTCCAGGCGAAGCGGTTATCACCTGCGACCGGCGTATTTCCTGCGGCGAGACCGAGCAGGAATTGATTGACGAGGTCAGTTCTCTCTGCGCAGGGATTGAGGGAATTAAAGTTGAGATCGATAACGAAGTGGTCAAGACTTATACTGGTTATAAAATTGATTGTACGGATTATTTCCCGTCTTGGGTAATGGAGGAGGACGCGCCAATCGTACAGGCCGGGGTCCAGACTTATCGAGCTCTGTTTGAGAAAGAACCGGTTGTTACGAAATGGGATTTCTGCACGAATGGGACGCATCTTTGCGGTCGGATGGGAATTCCAGCGATTGGTTTTGGCGCTGGCGACGAACCGCTTTGCCATACGACAGATGATCAAGTACCTCTGCCCGAACTTTTTAAGGCGATTCAGTTCTATTCCGCTTTTCCTCTTTTCCTGGCAGCGCAGTGTAAAAAATTGTAG
- a CDS encoding NAD(FAD)-dependent dehydrogenase, translating to MGQMRKIKILGICGSPRRDGATELALRTVLDDILSVSDVFTVDFWTVSGKKISPCVHCDACLRARSMCVIQDDHQEIEQKILAADAIIMASPVYDMNISAQLSAVLNRMRPIYMVHSGVLENKVGAAITTGGTRYGGVETAKYPMISFYLMNGMLVTGGGGSCYLGGSIWSQDKKSQGAIEDIVGLETLHRLAKAISKAAVISVLGQEALSRQNGSRIALD from the coding sequence ATGGGGCAGATGAGAAAAATCAAGATACTGGGTATTTGTGGAAGTCCGCGCAGGGATGGAGCGACTGAACTTGCTCTTAGAACCGTTTTGGACGATATTTTGTCGGTTTCAGATGTCTTTACGGTAGATTTCTGGACAGTGTCCGGTAAAAAAATCAGTCCCTGCGTTCATTGCGACGCTTGCCTCCGGGCTCGTTCCATGTGTGTTATTCAAGACGATCATCAGGAAATTGAACAGAAAATCCTTGCCGCTGACGCGATAATTATGGCTTCTCCTGTTTATGACATGAATATTTCAGCGCAATTGTCTGCTGTTTTGAATCGGATGCGACCGATTTACATGGTTCATTCGGGTGTTTTAGAAAATAAAGTCGGCGCGGCCATCACGACAGGCGGTACTCGTTATGGCGGAGTGGAAACGGCAAAGTATCCGATGATCAGTTTTTATTTGATGAATGGGATGCTTGTAACCGGCGGTGGCGGCAGCTGCTACCTGGGTGGCAGTATATGGAGTCAGGATAAAAAATCTCAGGGCGCAATAGAAGATATTGTTGGGTTGGAAACGCTTCATCGGTTGGCTAAAGCGATCTCTAAAGCTGCTGTTATCAGCGTTTTGGGACAGGAAGCCTTGTCTCGGCAAAACGGATCGAGGATTGCGCTTGATTGA
- a CDS encoding ornithine carbamoyltransferase encodes MQTGMVGKHLLKTQEWTREELDTLLYVAKELKMRYALDLPTDILKNKTVFLLFFEESTRTRNAFECGITQLGGHANYLTPKATQVGHGESPKDTIEVLGRMGHGIGVRNTLVDGHCWMEDLAKYARIPVMNMQCDIWHPTQALADIMTIKEKFHDELRGRKFVISWTCAGQYMRPLSMANSLVTLMPRFGLDVTLAHPKGFELDPKIMEIARANADAAGSKFELVHDMEEACTGADIIYAKGWGPIMTVGDDEARGLAMINEHPDWFVDQRKMDLGSKDAIYMHCMPADRDIEVTSEVLDGPRSVIYDEAENRLHTIKALMALTMGNINRR; translated from the coding sequence ATGCAAACTGGAATGGTTGGTAAGCACTTACTGAAAACTCAGGAATGGACCCGAGAAGAGTTAGATACGTTATTGTATGTAGCAAAAGAACTTAAAATGCGTTATGCGCTTGATTTACCAACCGATATTTTAAAAAACAAAACCGTTTTTTTATTGTTTTTTGAAGAATCAACGCGGACTCGAAACGCATTCGAATGCGGAATTACGCAGCTGGGCGGTCACGCGAACTATCTGACCCCGAAAGCTACGCAGGTCGGACATGGGGAATCCCCTAAAGATACGATTGAAGTTTTAGGACGCATGGGGCATGGTATCGGCGTCCGGAATACGCTTGTAGACGGTCATTGCTGGATGGAAGACTTAGCCAAGTATGCCAGGATCCCGGTTATGAATATGCAGTGTGATATCTGGCATCCCACCCAGGCGCTTGCGGATATTATGACAATTAAAGAAAAGTTTCATGACGAATTGCGCGGTCGGAAGTTTGTCATTTCGTGGACATGCGCTGGACAGTATATGCGGCCTCTTTCCATGGCAAACTCGTTGGTGACCTTAATGCCTCGTTTTGGCCTTGACGTTACGCTGGCTCATCCGAAAGGTTTTGAACTGGATCCGAAGATTATGGAAATCGCGAGGGCGAATGCCGATGCTGCCGGATCGAAATTTGAACTGGTACACGATATGGAAGAAGCCTGTACAGGCGCCGATATTATTTACGCCAAGGGCTGGGGGCCGATTATGACGGTCGGTGATGACGAAGCGCGAGGGTTGGCGATGATCAATGAACATCCTGATTGGTTTGTCGATCAGCGTAAGATGGATCTCGGCTCGAAGGATGCGATTTATATGCACTGCATGCCGGCGGATCGCGATATCGAAGTCACCAGCGAAGTATTGGACGGTCCGCGATCTGTGATTTATGATGAGGCTGAGAACCGCCTGCATACGATTAAGGCTCTCATGGCGCTTACCATGGGAAATATTAACAGAAGATAA
- a CDS encoding histidine--tRNA ligase, whose amino-acid sequence MYEKGLMMKEIVQKVKGTRDFYPEDMILHHWLGEQIRAVSELFGYQAYEGPYLEKLELYAAKSGEELVKEQSYVFTDRGGGEICLRPELTPTLARMVAQKGQALTFPLRLWSFGPFWRYEQPQKGRSREFFQWNIDMIGANGAQSDAELIAVCATFFQRLGLTEAQVRIHVNDRRLMDRKLTEIGVPEDEKALIYRLIDRRDKMREGEWKSFAAESGVGAETVAGLTTILNDGELWRESEELTAVFELLEAMGLAAYLEFDAKIIRGLLYYTGMVFEAKDVDGGRSILGGGRYENLVGDVGGDPLPGVGFAMGDVMIKAVLEKLGILPALDAQPAKVVVTVFDAASLGVSAALAMRLRGAGIPTILYPEAAKLNKQLKYADRIGATAVIICGPDELANGMATVKNLAARSQRTVSIDALAGEVKGMVKIRISGVGVS is encoded by the coding sequence ATGTATGAAAAGGGGCTGATGATGAAAGAGATCGTTCAAAAAGTAAAAGGGACGCGGGATTTTTATCCTGAGGACATGATCCTTCATCACTGGCTCGGGGAGCAGATTCGCGCAGTTTCGGAGCTTTTCGGATATCAGGCGTATGAAGGGCCTTATCTGGAAAAGCTGGAGCTGTATGCGGCGAAGTCGGGCGAGGAGCTGGTCAAGGAGCAATCTTACGTTTTCACGGATCGCGGTGGCGGGGAAATATGCCTGCGCCCGGAGCTGACGCCGACGCTCGCGCGCATGGTTGCGCAAAAGGGGCAGGCGCTGACGTTTCCGCTGCGGCTCTGGTCGTTTGGCCCGTTCTGGCGCTATGAGCAGCCGCAGAAAGGCCGCAGCCGCGAATTTTTCCAGTGGAATATCGACATGATCGGAGCGAACGGGGCGCAGTCTGACGCGGAGCTGATTGCCGTTTGCGCGACGTTTTTTCAGCGGCTTGGCCTGACGGAGGCCCAGGTACGGATCCATGTGAATGACCGTCGCCTGATGGATCGAAAGCTGACCGAAATCGGGGTCCCGGAAGATGAAAAGGCGCTGATTTACCGGCTGATCGATCGGCGCGACAAGATGCGCGAGGGCGAATGGAAGTCGTTCGCGGCTGAATCGGGGGTCGGGGCTGAGACGGTCGCCGGGTTGACAACGATCCTGAACGACGGCGAGCTTTGGCGGGAGTCGGAGGAATTAACCGCGGTTTTTGAGCTGCTTGAGGCGATGGGCCTGGCTGCCTATCTTGAATTTGACGCGAAGATTATCCGCGGGCTGCTTTATTATACGGGGATGGTTTTCGAAGCGAAGGACGTCGACGGCGGCCGATCCATTCTTGGCGGCGGGCGTTACGAAAATCTCGTCGGCGACGTTGGCGGCGATCCGCTCCCGGGCGTGGGGTTCGCGATGGGGGACGTCATGATCAAGGCTGTGCTGGAGAAATTGGGGATTCTCCCCGCGCTTGACGCGCAGCCGGCGAAGGTTGTCGTGACCGTTTTTGACGCTGCGAGTCTGGGGGTGTCGGCGGCGCTTGCGATGAGGCTGCGCGGGGCAGGCATTCCGACGATCCTGTATCCCGAGGCGGCGAAACTGAATAAGCAGCTGAAGTACGCGGATCGGATCGGGGCGACGGCGGTGATTATCTGCGGACCGGACGAGCTGGCGAATGGGATGGCGACGGTGAAAAATCTGGCGGCCCGTTCGCAGCGGACTGTATCGATCGATGCGCTGGCGGGTGAGGTGAAGGGGATGGTAAAAATCAGGATATCAGGCGTCGGCGTTTCTTAA
- a CDS encoding Holliday junction DNA helicase RuvB gives MHMEKERLINPGTISTDERADFALRPKYLNDIIGQDLIRENLSILLTAARQRNEPLDHLLFYGPPGLGKTTLAHCMANETGVSIKITSGPTIERSGDLAAILSNLQEGDILFIDEIHRLNRSVEEILYPAMEDSALDIMVGKGPSARSIRLKLPRFTVIGATTRLSMVSSPLRGRFGAIYRLNYYEIGAMERIIANAVGKLGVDCEADGLTEIARRSRGTPRIGLRLLRRVRDFAQVRTGGVITGASARDALELLGIDPYGLDEMDRRLLLTIIEKFNGGPVGLNTIAASLSEETDTIMEVVEPFLLQLGFINRTPQGRSATRSAYEHLDIPWNKDEPARSSVDDSPDQEPLF, from the coding sequence ATGCATATGGAAAAAGAGCGACTGATCAATCCGGGCACGATTTCAACCGATGAGCGCGCCGATTTTGCGTTACGGCCCAAATACCTGAACGATATTATCGGCCAGGACCTGATCCGCGAAAACCTTTCGATCCTTCTGACCGCCGCCCGGCAACGAAACGAGCCGCTCGATCATCTCCTTTTTTACGGTCCGCCCGGGCTGGGGAAGACCACACTGGCGCATTGCATGGCCAATGAGACCGGCGTCAGTATCAAAATCACCTCCGGCCCAACGATCGAACGATCGGGCGATCTGGCGGCGATTCTTTCCAACCTCCAGGAAGGCGATATCCTTTTCATCGATGAAATTCATCGGCTGAACCGCTCTGTCGAAGAAATCCTTTATCCGGCGATGGAAGATTCCGCGCTGGATATCATGGTCGGGAAAGGCCCGTCGGCTCGTTCGATTCGCCTGAAGCTTCCGCGCTTTACCGTAATCGGGGCAACGACCCGCCTTTCCATGGTCAGTTCGCCGCTGCGCGGACGCTTCGGCGCGATATACCGGCTGAATTATTACGAAATCGGCGCAATGGAACGAATTATCGCCAACGCGGTCGGAAAACTCGGCGTCGATTGTGAAGCGGACGGATTAACCGAAATTGCCCGCCGCTCTCGCGGAACGCCGCGAATCGGGCTGCGGCTGCTGCGCCGTGTCCGCGACTTCGCGCAGGTCCGCACCGGCGGCGTGATCACCGGCGCGTCTGCCCGCGACGCCTTAGAGCTATTGGGAATCGATCCGTATGGCCTGGACGAAATGGATCGCAGGCTGCTGCTGACGATTATCGAAAAATTCAACGGCGGGCCGGTCGGGCTGAATACGATCGCCGCTTCGCTAAGCGAGGAAACCGACACGATCATGGAAGTCGTCGAACCCTTTCTCCTCCAGCTCGGTTTTATCAACCGCACGCCGCAAGGGCGCAGCGCCACCCGCAGCGCCTATGAACACCTGGATATCCCGTGGAATAAAGACGAACCAGCCCGATCATCCGTCGACGATTCGCCTGATCAGGAACCGCTCTTCTGA
- a CDS encoding tRNA preQ1(34) S-adenosylmethionine ribosyltransferase-isomerase QueA: MKTADFNYPLPPERIAQTPIEPRDSSRLFVYNRKTDRVEHRHFRDIGDYLNPGDLLVRNQTKVLPARIYGKKESGGKVELLLLRKRTDSEWECLIGGKKIREGAKIVLSDNLFALVLTNADSPRRVVRFEGDLNAYLSANGQMPLPPYIHEKLSDQTRYQTVYANPAFTGSAAAPTAGLHFTNELIASLEKSGVEFADVTLHVGLDTFQPVSEDDPAAHTIHKEWCEVDPASAARINRTKASGRRVIAVGTTSARTLETAAQAAIEQGLNEPVAPIRGDTGIFILPGFAFRAVDALITNFHLPKSTLIMMISAFIGRGKTIELYELAIREEYRFFSFGDAMLIL; this comes from the coding sequence TTGAAAACCGCTGACTTTAATTACCCGCTGCCGCCGGAACGCATCGCGCAGACGCCGATCGAACCGCGCGACAGCTCCCGCCTTTTCGTTTATAACCGGAAAACTGACCGCGTCGAGCATCGCCATTTTCGCGACATCGGCGATTACCTGAATCCCGGCGACCTTCTCGTCCGAAACCAGACGAAAGTCCTTCCGGCGCGAATTTACGGAAAAAAAGAATCCGGTGGAAAAGTTGAGCTTCTCCTGCTGCGGAAACGGACCGACTCCGAATGGGAATGCCTGATCGGGGGAAAAAAGATCCGCGAAGGCGCGAAAATCGTTCTCTCCGACAATCTTTTCGCACTCGTCCTGACCAACGCGGACAGTCCGCGCCGGGTCGTGCGTTTCGAAGGGGACCTGAACGCGTACCTTTCCGCCAATGGACAGATGCCTCTGCCGCCCTATATTCACGAGAAGCTCTCCGACCAGACGCGATACCAGACGGTATACGCCAACCCGGCGTTCACCGGTTCAGCCGCCGCGCCGACCGCCGGCCTCCATTTCACCAACGAACTCATCGCCTCGCTCGAAAAGAGCGGCGTTGAATTCGCCGACGTCACGCTTCACGTCGGACTCGACACGTTCCAGCCCGTTTCGGAAGACGACCCCGCCGCCCACACGATCCATAAAGAATGGTGCGAAGTCGATCCGGCCTCCGCCGCGCGGATCAACCGGACAAAAGCTTCGGGCCGCCGCGTGATCGCCGTCGGGACGACGAGCGCGCGAACGCTCGAAACCGCCGCGCAGGCCGCGATCGAGCAGGGATTGAACGAACCGGTCGCGCCGATTCGCGGCGATACCGGAATCTTCATCCTGCCCGGCTTCGCGTTCCGTGCCGTCGACGCGCTGATCACCAATTTCCACCTGCCAAAGTCAACGCTGATCATGATGATCAGCGCGTTCATCGGCAGGGGAAAAACGATCGAGCTCTACGAGCTGGCGATTCGCGAAGAATACCGGTTTTTCTCGTTCGGCGACGCCATGCTGATCCTCTGA
- a CDS encoding glutamate-5-semialdehyde dehydrogenase, translating to MEISRIGERARLASAALAGASTDAKNACLARLAALLEENCADIVAVNAADAADGKLALTEAMVDRLTLNEDRIRSIAADVRAVVSLPDPVGEVFEKRVHPNGLRIEKRRVPIGVAAVLYESRPNVTVDAASLMIKAGNAVILRGGKETIRTNRILIELIHRALRETGLTEDSVQFIDSPDRALMLELLHQDAFVDIVIPRGGSGLHRFCRENSRIPVITGGIGVCHLFVDASADLPKAAAVVRNAKVQRPTVCNALETLLVHRAIASEFLPEVCRDLTGRGVEFRVDNKARQILLDAGINPARIQPAGPDDYDTEWLSLVLSVRVVDDLDSAISHIQVHSTGHSDGILTGELENARVFTNRVNSACVYVNASTRFTDGSQLGLGAEIAISTQPLHARGPMAMRELTTYKWVIQGDYQVRL from the coding sequence ATGGAAATTAGTCGGATTGGCGAGCGGGCGCGCCTGGCGTCGGCCGCTCTGGCGGGCGCGTCAACGGATGCGAAGAACGCCTGCCTGGCGCGGCTGGCGGCGCTATTGGAGGAAAACTGCGCGGATATCGTCGCGGTCAACGCGGCTGACGCTGCCGACGGGAAGCTGGCGCTGACGGAGGCAATGGTCGATCGGCTGACGCTGAACGAGGATCGGATCCGGTCGATCGCGGCGGACGTTCGCGCGGTCGTTTCGCTTCCGGATCCGGTCGGCGAGGTTTTCGAAAAACGCGTTCATCCGAACGGGCTGCGAATCGAGAAGCGGCGGGTCCCGATCGGCGTGGCGGCGGTGCTGTATGAATCGCGTCCGAACGTGACGGTCGACGCGGCGAGCCTGATGATCAAGGCAGGGAACGCGGTGATCCTGCGCGGCGGGAAGGAAACGATCCGGACCAATCGGATTCTCATCGAGCTGATTCATCGGGCGCTTCGCGAGACAGGATTGACGGAAGACAGCGTTCAGTTCATTGATTCGCCTGATCGCGCGCTGATGTTGGAGCTTCTTCATCAGGACGCGTTCGTCGATATCGTGATCCCACGAGGCGGAAGCGGGTTGCATCGGTTCTGCCGGGAGAACAGTCGGATTCCGGTGATCACTGGAGGGATCGGCGTCTGTCATTTATTTGTCGACGCGAGCGCGGATTTGCCGAAAGCGGCCGCGGTTGTTCGCAACGCGAAGGTTCAGCGGCCGACTGTTTGCAATGCGTTGGAAACGCTGCTGGTTCACCGCGCGATCGCAAGCGAGTTCTTACCAGAAGTCTGCCGTGATTTGACAGGCCGGGGCGTGGAATTTCGCGTAGACAATAAAGCGCGTCAGATTCTTCTTGACGCCGGGATCAATCCCGCTCGGATTCAGCCCGCAGGGCCGGATGATTATGATACGGAATGGCTGTCGTTGGTCCTGAGCGTTCGCGTAGTCGACGACCTGGACAGCGCGATTTCGCATATCCAAGTGCATAGCACCGGTCATTCCGACGGGATCTTAACCGGGGAGCTGGAGAATGCCCGCGTTTTTACGAATCGGGTTAATTCTGCGTGTGTCTACGTTAACGCGAGCACGCGCTTTACAGACGGATCGCAGCTGGGGTTAGGGGCGGAAATCGCGATATCGACCCAGCCGCTGCATGCGCGTGGCCCGATGGCGATGCGCGAGCTGACGACGTATAAATGGGTCATTCAGGGTGATTATCAGGTCAGACTGTAA
- a CDS encoding glutamate 5-kinase has translation MKSMTRRRIVLKIGTSTVTGGTKEINRPNLVDLVRQLSTLRKRGFEVILVSSGAVAAGREALQGSVFPKHVPAKQMLSAIGQPRLMAIYHELFSIYGELTAQVLLTRSDLIHRTGYLNARGTMGLLLENGVIPIVNENDAIATDEIRLGDNDTLSAHIAGLVGAEILVLMTDQDGLFDDDPGKNPAASLVRRVVEAEIPDRIWAAAGGSRSGLGTGGMLTKVRAADIARRMGTTVRIVNGAVPDCLLKVADGEDFGTTFIPTRSVRESRKRYLLSGYRADGAAVIVDRGAAEALAQGKSLLPAGVRAVVGEFDRGDTIRILDDAGAELAVGTTNYGAQDVARLVGRHADEIEEILGYSFADEMIHRDFMIDSRSRECENGN, from the coding sequence ATGAAATCTATGACGAGGCGCAGAATCGTTCTTAAAATCGGGACGTCGACGGTTACCGGCGGCACGAAGGAAATTAATCGGCCCAATTTGGTCGATTTAGTCCGACAGCTCAGTACGCTGCGAAAACGCGGTTTCGAAGTGATCCTTGTCAGTTCCGGCGCGGTTGCGGCAGGGCGGGAGGCGCTCCAGGGTTCGGTTTTCCCAAAGCATGTTCCGGCGAAGCAGATGCTGTCCGCGATTGGGCAGCCGCGGCTGATGGCGATTTACCATGAGCTGTTTTCGATTTACGGCGAGCTTACGGCGCAGGTTCTGCTGACGCGCAGCGACCTGATCCATCGGACCGGATACCTGAACGCGCGCGGGACGATGGGCTTGCTGCTGGAGAACGGAGTGATTCCGATTGTGAACGAGAATGACGCAATCGCGACGGACGAAATTCGCCTGGGCGATAATGATACGCTGTCGGCGCATATCGCGGGACTCGTCGGCGCTGAAATATTAGTCCTGATGACCGATCAGGACGGCCTTTTTGACGACGATCCGGGAAAGAACCCGGCCGCGTCACTGGTTCGGCGGGTCGTCGAGGCGGAGATTCCGGATCGGATTTGGGCGGCCGCCGGCGGGAGCCGCTCCGGGCTGGGGACCGGCGGAATGCTGACGAAGGTGCGCGCCGCGGATATTGCCCGCCGGATGGGAACGACGGTCAGGATCGTCAATGGGGCAGTTCCGGACTGCCTGTTGAAAGTTGCGGACGGCGAGGACTTCGGAACGACGTTTATACCGACCCGTTCGGTGCGCGAGAGCCGGAAGCGTTATCTCCTGTCCGGGTATCGCGCGGACGGGGCGGCCGTTATCGTGGATCGTGGCGCGGCGGAGGCGTTGGCGCAGGGGAAGAGCTTGCTTCCCGCCGGCGTTCGAGCGGTTGTGGGCGAGTTCGATCGTGGCGATACGATCCGAATTCTGGATGACGCAGGAGCCGAGCTGGCGGTTGGAACGACGAACTACGGGGCGCAGGACGTGGCGAGGCTTGTCGGCCGCCATGCCGATGAGATTGAAGAAATATTGGGGTATTCGTTTGCGGATGAGATGATTCATCGTGATTTCATGATCGATTCTCGAAGCAGGGAGTGTGAAAATGGAAATTAG
- a CDS encoding DNA gyrase subunit B: MENNQTNTNYDAAQIQVLEGLTAVRKRPGMYVGGTDTKALHHLVFEVVDNAIDEALAGFCDEITVTLHPDASITISDNGRGIPIDIHPTKGISALEVVLTTLHAGGKFGGGSYKVSGGLHGVGSSAVNALSEWMEARVYRGGKIYYQRYAQGVPQERVKVIGDCPEEKTGTEITFRFDPTIFADDAGYKYEILFSRFREMAFVTKQTKIRLVDEASGRNDTFYFQGGISSFVHYLNRNVDTLHPVVAADKTINGIGIEVAFQYREDYTETIFTFANTINTHDGGTHLTGLRTGITRVINDYARSANLLKDGDSNFTGEDTREGLTAVINVKHPDPQFESQTKVKLMNTEVATYAQQVIVEVFKDYLEHNPSVGKAIVAKCQVSTRAREAAKKARETIIKKSVLESLTLPGKLADCSSRDASKTELFIVEGDSAGGSAKQGRDRSFQAILPLRGKILNIERSTLDKILGNNEIKSLISAIGTGINENFNLGGLRYGKIIIMTDADVDGSHIRTLLLTFFFRFMPEIIDEGHLFIAQPPLFRISLNKNAIHYAYSDAQRDQILADMGKSAANATITRYKGLGEMNASLLWETTMDPAIRTLFRVKVEDSVNASKTFDMLMGAEVPPRTRFIQTHAHEVRNLDI, encoded by the coding sequence ATGGAAAATAATCAAACGAATACGAATTACGACGCAGCGCAGATTCAGGTTCTTGAAGGATTGACCGCGGTTCGGAAACGACCCGGGATGTACGTCGGCGGGACCGATACGAAAGCGCTTCATCATCTCGTTTTCGAAGTCGTCGACAACGCAATCGACGAAGCGTTAGCGGGATTCTGTGACGAGATTACCGTCACCCTCCATCCGGACGCCAGTATTACGATTTCAGATAACGGCCGCGGGATTCCGATCGACATTCATCCGACCAAAGGGATTTCCGCGCTGGAAGTCGTGCTAACGACGCTTCATGCCGGCGGTAAATTCGGCGGCGGGTCCTATAAAGTTTCCGGCGGTCTTCATGGCGTCGGGTCCTCCGCCGTTAACGCGCTCTCTGAATGGATGGAAGCGCGGGTTTACCGCGGCGGGAAAATCTATTATCAGCGCTACGCGCAGGGCGTTCCGCAAGAACGCGTCAAAGTGATCGGCGACTGCCCTGAGGAAAAGACCGGAACCGAAATTACGTTCCGTTTCGATCCGACGATCTTTGCCGATGACGCCGGGTACAAATACGAAATCCTTTTCAGTCGCTTCCGCGAAATGGCGTTCGTCACCAAGCAGACGAAAATCCGCCTCGTCGACGAAGCAAGCGGACGGAACGATACCTTCTATTTCCAGGGCGGGATCTCCTCCTTCGTTCACTATCTCAATCGGAACGTCGACACGCTGCATCCGGTCGTCGCGGCCGACAAGACGATCAACGGGATCGGAATCGAAGTCGCGTTCCAATATCGCGAAGACTATACCGAAACGATTTTCACCTTCGCGAATACGATTAATACTCATGACGGCGGGACACACCTCACCGGCCTCCGGACCGGGATCACCCGCGTCATCAACGACTACGCTCGCTCCGCGAATCTTCTCAAGGACGGAGACAGCAATTTCACCGGCGAGGACACGCGCGAAGGGCTGACCGCGGTGATTAACGTCAAACATCCCGATCCGCAGTTCGAAAGCCAAACCAAGGTTAAGCTGATGAATACTGAAGTCGCTACCTACGCGCAGCAAGTCATCGTCGAAGTATTCAAGGATTACCTTGAGCATAATCCATCCGTCGGAAAGGCCATCGTCGCCAAATGCCAGGTGAGCACGCGGGCGCGCGAGGCGGCCAAGAAAGCGCGCGAAACGATTATCAAGAAATCCGTCTTAGAGTCGCTGACGCTGCCGGGAAAATTAGCCGACTGTTCGAGCCGCGACGCGAGCAAAACTGAACTCTTTATCGTCGAAGGCGATTCCGCCGGCGGCTCCGCGAAACAGGGCCGCGACCGCAGCTTCCAGGCAATTCTCCCGCTGCGTGGGAAAATCCTCAATATCGAACGGTCGACGCTCGACAAGATTTTAGGCAACAACGAAATCAAATCGCTTATCTCGGCGATCGGGACCGGAATTAATGAAAACTTCAATCTCGGCGGCCTTCGGTACGGAAAAATTATTATTATGACCGATGCGGACGTTGACGGGAGCCATATCCGAACGCTGCTGCTGACGTTCTTCTTCCGCTTCATGCCGGAGATTATTGACGAGGGCCACCTGTTCATCGCGCAGCCGCCGCTCTTCCGGATCAGCCTGAACAAAAACGCGATCCATTACGCCTACTCCGACGCGCAGCGCGACCAGATTCTCGCTGATATGGGGAAATCGGCCGCTAACGCGACGATTACGCGCTATAAAGGGTTGGGCGAAATGAACGCCTCTCTGCTTTGGGAGACAACGATGGATCCGGCGATCCGGACGTTATTCCGCGTCAAGGTCGAGGATTCGGTCAATGCCTCGAAAACCTTTGACATGCTAATGGGCGCCGAAGTTCCCCCGCGAACCCGCTTTATCCAGACCCACGCGCACGAGGTCCGAAACCTCGATATCTGA